A DNA window from Trichosurus vulpecula isolate mTriVul1 chromosome 2, mTriVul1.pri, whole genome shotgun sequence contains the following coding sequences:
- the LOC118837090 gene encoding probable G-protein coupled receptor 148, with protein sequence MNITVCFSVFLLSTTLVISREADTNDTLPLNRSSLLRTWDWAPLSQVTGMKLFFIPPLLGLLVAAVVIPFILFAIFSNFHTRQEPRYLILGSAMLYNLLYLFFYTLSTILNVADFRLPKYACVLLLFLISQTYCGSLLTAVAMVLDTYMAILWPLHYASILTLHRTKKLILSIWVFAGLFPAILFFILWATQEPTLCPVQICSLPVILVMTLLGDNAVKFCYVLSVTSVFLCLFLITFCYVSLYVKTCQLGIWKGVTSRASITFLMHHTLLFLYFCPFLAYMIETLLYRNHHISLQTGMWLSLTICNIMAVLPKALSPYLYGLRYREITKSLRLLCGRKHPNLRPPATLS encoded by the coding sequence ATGAACATCACAGTCTGCTTCTCAGTCTTCCTGTTGAGCACAACCCTGGTCATCAGCAGGGAGGCAGACACCAATGACACCCTGCCCTTGAATAGAAGCTCTTTGCTCAGGACGTGGGACTGGGCTCCCCTATCCCAGGTTACAGGGATGAAGCTCTTCTTCATCCCCCCTCTCCTTGGTCTGCTGGTGGCTGCTGTGGTCATCCCCTTCATCTTGTTTGCTATCTTCTCCAATTTCCATACCCGCCAGGAACCACGATACCTCATCTTGGGCAGCGCCATGCTTTACAATCTTCTCTACCTGTTCTTCTACACACTCTCAACCATCTTGAATGTGGCTGACTTCCGACTCCCCAAGTATGCCTGTGTCCTCCTCCTATTCCTGATCTCACAGACCTACTGTGGTAGCCTCCTCACCGCTGTGGCCATGGTGCTAGACACATACATGGCCATCCTGTGGCCGCTGCATTATGCCTCCATCCTGACCTTGCACCGAACCAAGAAACTCATCTTATCCATCTGGGTCTTTGCTGGCCTCTTCCCTGCCATACTCTTCTTTATCCTGTGGGCAACACAGGAGCCAACACTTTGCCCGGTGCAAATCTGCTCCCTCCCAGTCATTCTGGTTATGACCCTGCTTGGAGATAATGCTGTCAAATTCTGCTATGTGCTTTCAGTTACCTCcgtcttcctctgcctcttcctaaTTACTTTTTGCTACGTCAGCCTCTATGTGAAAACCTGCCAGTTGGGCATCTGGAAGGGCGTGACCTCCCGGGCCAGCATCACATTCCTGATGCACCACACGTTACTGTTCTTATACTTTTGCCCTTTTCTGGCATATATGATTGAAACACTGCTTTACCGTAATCACCACATAAGCCTACAGACTGGGATGTGGTTGTCACTGACCATCTGCAACATCATGGCGGTcctccccaaagctctgtcccCTTACCTCTATGGTCTGCGCTACAGAGAGATTACCAAGAGCCTTAGACTCCTGTGTGGCAGAAAACATCCTAATTTGAGGCCACCAGCTACGTTGTCTTAA
- the GPR148 gene encoding probable G-protein coupled receptor 148: MLCSFLPRGNMDLSLRNMAEETMPSYLGGKATPFKVEIVNLAPAFYQLPGNYSVELEEAFWALLPSLRWFFIPLTLFTTATLALNPLLLATILWKKKFRSEPRYLLFANVMFSDLAYILFHVLVSTSNLIGWTLGRIFCGIFTDAIFISYASTILSFTVMVADTYLAVMLPLRYLSLMSSATTRKVVAMIWVVSCFFPTFLVWFSKQQDSRLTDEPLLCILQLNLSSNSDSNHLITVANIFIFCALFVCAALISYCYVKIYHTARTSGLCINRYSRAKGTLLIHTMLIVLYISPVVVFAVDIMLSKNHPIGNNSRLWLMAINSEILMLLPRALLPYLYGLRYRQLLQTLKGLVSRKRTSDIQTISLS; this comes from the coding sequence ATGCTGTGTTCTTTTCTCCCTCGTGGAAATATGGATCTTAGCCTCAGGAACATGGCTGAAGAGACAATGCCGAGCTACTTGGGGGGAAAAGCCACCCCATTCAAGGTGGAAATTGTTAACCTGGCTCCTGCTTTTTATCAGCTTCCAGGCAACTACTCTGTGGAACTTGAGGAGGCCTTTTGGGCCCTCTTACCCTCACTGCGTTGGTTCTTCATTCCTTTGACTCTCTTTACCACTGCCACACTGGCCTTGAACCCTCTTCTCCTGGCTACCATCTTGTGGAAGAAGAAATTCCGGAGTGAACCCCGTTACTTGCTCTTTGCTAATGTCATGTTCTCGGATCTGGCCTATATTCTTTTCCATGTGTTGGTTTCAACAAGTAACCTTATTGGCTGGACCCTCGGGCGAATTTTCTGTGGCATCTTCACTGATGCTATATTTATCTCCTATGCAAGCACCATCTTGTCATTCACTGTCATGGTGGCAGACACTTACCTTGCTGTTATGCTCCCCCTTCGCTATCTCTCCCTCATGTCCAGTGCTACTACCAGGAAAGTAGTGGCCATGATTTGGGTGGTGTCCTGCTTTTTCCCCACCTTTCTGGTTTGGTTCAGTAAACAGCAGGATTCTAGATTGACAGATGAGCCCTTGCTGTGTATCCTGCAGctgaatctgagttcaaactcagacAGCAATCACTTGATCACTGTTGCcaacattttcatcttttgtgcTCTCTTTGTCTGTGCAGCTCTGATCTCCTACTGTTATGTGAAGATCTATCACACGGCCAGGACTTCAGGCCTTTGTATAAATCGTTATTCGAGGGCCAAGGGAACGTTGCTGATTCATACGATGTTAATTGTACTGTATATCAGTCCAGTGGTGGTTTTTGCTGTGGATATTATGCTGTCTAAGAACCATCCCATTGGAAACAACTCCCGATTATGGCTGATGGCCATTAACAGCGAAATACTGATGCTGCTTCCTAGAGCCCTGTTGCCTTATTTGTATGGACTGAGATATCGGCAGCTTCTCCAAACTCTCAAAGGCTTAGTCTCTAGGAAAAGGACCAGTGATATTCAAACAATTTCCCTTAGTTAG